A single region of the Homo sapiens chromosome 6 genomic scaffold, GRCh38.p14 alternate locus group ALT_REF_LOCI_1 HSCHR6_MHC_APD_CTG1 genome encodes:
- the NRM gene encoding nurim isoform 2 (isoform 2 is encoded by transcript variant 2), which translates to MAPALLLIPAALASFILAFGTGVEFVRFTSLRPLLGGIPESGGPDARQGWLAALQDRSILAPLAWDLGLLLLFVGQHSLMAAERVKAWTSRYFGVLQRSLYVACTALALQPLILPQLVMRYWEPIPKGPVLWEARAEPWATWVPLLCFVLHVISWLLIFSILLVFDYAELMGLKQVYYHVLGLGEPLALKSPRALRLFSHLRHPVCVELLTVLWVVPTLGTDRLLLAFLLTLYLGLAHGLDQQDLRYLRAQLQRKLHLLSRPQDGEAE; encoded by the exons ATGGCCCCTGCACTGCTCCTGATCCCTGCTGCCCTCGCCTCTTTCATCCTGGCCTTTGGCACCGGAGTGGAGTTCGTGCGCTTTACCTCCCTTCGGCCACTTCTTGGAGGGATCCCGGAGTCTGGTGGTCCGG ATGCCCGCCAGGGATGGCTGGCTGCCCTGCAGGACCGCAGCATCCTTGCCCCCCTGGCATGGGATCTGGGGCTCCTGCTTCTATTTGTTGGGCAGCACAGCCTCATGGCAGCTGAAAGAGTGAAGGCATGGACATCCCGGTACTTTGGGGTCCTTCAGAGGTCACTGTATGTGGCCTGCACTGCCCTGGCCTTGCAG CCCCTTATCCTTCCACAGCTGGTGATGCGGTACTGGGAGCCCATACCCAAAGGCCCTGTGTTGTGGGAGGCTCGGGCTGAGCCATGGGCCACCTGGGTGCCGCTCCTCTGCTTTGTGCTCCATGTCATCTCCTGGCTCCTCATCTTTAGCATCCTTCTCGTCTTTGACTATGCTGAGCTCATGGGCCTCAAACAG GTATACTACCATGTGCTGGGGCTGGGCGAGCCTCTGGCCCTGAAGTCTCCCCGGGCTCTCAGACTCTTCTCCCACCTGCGCCACCCAGTGTGTGTGGAGCTGCTGACAGTGCTGTGGGTGGTGCCTACCCTGGGCACGGACCGTCTCCTCCTTGCTTTCCTCCTTACCCTCTACCTGGGCCTGGCTCACGGGCTTGATCAGCAAGACCTCCGCTACCTCCGGGCCCAGCTACAAAGAAAACTCCACCTGCTCTCTCGGCCCCAGGATGGGGAGGCAGAGTGA
- the NRM gene encoding nurim isoform 1 (isoform 1 is encoded by transcript variant 1) → MAPALLLIPAALASFILAFGTGVEFVRFTSLRPLLGGIPESGGPDARQGWLAALQDRSILAPLAWDLGLLLLFVGQHSLMAAERVKAWTSRYFGVLQRSLYVACTALALQLVMRYWEPIPKGPVLWEARAEPWATWVPLLCFVLHVISWLLIFSILLVFDYAELMGLKQVYYHVLGLGEPLALKSPRALRLFSHLRHPVCVELLTVLWVVPTLGTDRLLLAFLLTLYLGLAHGLDQQDLRYLRAQLQRKLHLLSRPQDGEAE, encoded by the exons ATGGCCCCTGCACTGCTCCTGATCCCTGCTGCCCTCGCCTCTTTCATCCTGGCCTTTGGCACCGGAGTGGAGTTCGTGCGCTTTACCTCCCTTCGGCCACTTCTTGGAGGGATCCCGGAGTCTGGTGGTCCGG ATGCCCGCCAGGGATGGCTGGCTGCCCTGCAGGACCGCAGCATCCTTGCCCCCCTGGCATGGGATCTGGGGCTCCTGCTTCTATTTGTTGGGCAGCACAGCCTCATGGCAGCTGAAAGAGTGAAGGCATGGACATCCCGGTACTTTGGGGTCCTTCAGAGGTCACTGTATGTGGCCTGCACTGCCCTGGCCTTGCAG CTGGTGATGCGGTACTGGGAGCCCATACCCAAAGGCCCTGTGTTGTGGGAGGCTCGGGCTGAGCCATGGGCCACCTGGGTGCCGCTCCTCTGCTTTGTGCTCCATGTCATCTCCTGGCTCCTCATCTTTAGCATCCTTCTCGTCTTTGACTATGCTGAGCTCATGGGCCTCAAACAG GTATACTACCATGTGCTGGGGCTGGGCGAGCCTCTGGCCCTGAAGTCTCCCCGGGCTCTCAGACTCTTCTCCCACCTGCGCCACCCAGTGTGTGTGGAGCTGCTGACAGTGCTGTGGGTGGTGCCTACCCTGGGCACGGACCGTCTCCTCCTTGCTTTCCTCCTTACCCTCTACCTGGGCCTGGCTCACGGGCTTGATCAGCAAGACCTCCGCTACCTCCGGGCCCAGCTACAAAGAAAACTCCACCTGCTCTCTCGGCCCCAGGATGGGGAGGCAGAGTGA
- the NRM gene encoding nurim isoform 3 (isoform 3 is encoded by transcript variant 3), whose protein sequence is MAPALLLIPAALASFILAFGTGVEFVRFTSLRPLLGGIPESGGPDARQGWLAALQDRSILAPLAWDLGLLLLFVGQHSLMAAERVKAWTSRYFGVLQRSLYVACTALALQV, encoded by the exons ATGGCCCCTGCACTGCTCCTGATCCCTGCTGCCCTCGCCTCTTTCATCCTGGCCTTTGGCACCGGAGTGGAGTTCGTGCGCTTTACCTCCCTTCGGCCACTTCTTGGAGGGATCCCGGAGTCTGGTGGTCCGG ATGCCCGCCAGGGATGGCTGGCTGCCCTGCAGGACCGCAGCATCCTTGCCCCCCTGGCATGGGATCTGGGGCTCCTGCTTCTATTTGTTGGGCAGCACAGCCTCATGGCAGCTGAAAGAGTGAAGGCATGGACATCCCGGTACTTTGGGGTCCTTCAGAGGTCACTGTATGTGGCCTGCACTGCCCTGGCCTTGCAGGTATGA
- the NRM gene encoding nurim isoform X1: protein MAAERVKAWTSRYFGVLQRSLYVACTALALQLVMRYWEPIPKGPVLWEARAEPWATWVPLLCFVLHVISWLLIFSILLVFDYAELMGLKQVYYHVLGLGEPLALKSPRALRLFSHLRHPVCVELLTVLWVVPTLGTDRLLLAFLLTLYLGLAHGLDQQDLRYLRAQLQRKLHLLSRPQDGEAE from the exons ATGGCAGCTGAAAGAGTGAAGGCATGGACATCCCGGTACTTTGGGGTCCTTCAGAGGTCACTGTATGTGGCCTGCACTGCCCTGGCCTTGCAG CTGGTGATGCGGTACTGGGAGCCCATACCCAAAGGCCCTGTGTTGTGGGAGGCTCGGGCTGAGCCATGGGCCACCTGGGTGCCGCTCCTCTGCTTTGTGCTCCATGTCATCTCCTGGCTCCTCATCTTTAGCATCCTTCTCGTCTTTGACTATGCTGAGCTCATGGGCCTCAAACAG GTATACTACCATGTGCTGGGGCTGGGCGAGCCTCTGGCCCTGAAGTCTCCCCGGGCTCTCAGACTCTTCTCCCACCTGCGCCACCCAGTGTGTGTGGAGCTGCTGACAGTGCTGTGGGTGGTGCCTACCCTGGGCACGGACCGTCTCCTCCTTGCTTTCCTCCTTACCCTCTACCTGGGCCTGGCTCACGGGCTTGATCAGCAAGACCTCCGCTACCTCCGGGCCCAGCTACAAAGAAAACTCCACCTGCTCTCTCGGCCCCAGGATGGGGAGGCAGAGTGA
- the NRM gene encoding nurim isoform 4 (isoform 4 is encoded by transcript variant 4) — protein MAPALLLIPAALASFILAFGTGVEFVRFTSLRPLLGGIPESGGPDARQGWLAALQDRSILAPLAWDLGLLLLFVGQHSLMAAERVKAWTSRYFGVLQRSLYVACTALALQVYYHVLGLGEPLALKSPRALRLFSHLRHPVCVELLTVLWVVPTLGTDRLLLAFLLTLYLGLAHGLDQQDLRYLRAQLQRKLHLLSRPQDGEAE, from the exons ATGGCCCCTGCACTGCTCCTGATCCCTGCTGCCCTCGCCTCTTTCATCCTGGCCTTTGGCACCGGAGTGGAGTTCGTGCGCTTTACCTCCCTTCGGCCACTTCTTGGAGGGATCCCGGAGTCTGGTGGTCCGG ATGCCCGCCAGGGATGGCTGGCTGCCCTGCAGGACCGCAGCATCCTTGCCCCCCTGGCATGGGATCTGGGGCTCCTGCTTCTATTTGTTGGGCAGCACAGCCTCATGGCAGCTGAAAGAGTGAAGGCATGGACATCCCGGTACTTTGGGGTCCTTCAGAGGTCACTGTATGTGGCCTGCACTGCCCTGGCCTTGCAG GTATACTACCATGTGCTGGGGCTGGGCGAGCCTCTGGCCCTGAAGTCTCCCCGGGCTCTCAGACTCTTCTCCCACCTGCGCCACCCAGTGTGTGTGGAGCTGCTGACAGTGCTGTGGGTGGTGCCTACCCTGGGCACGGACCGTCTCCTCCTTGCTTTCCTCCTTACCCTCTACCTGGGCCTGGCTCACGGGCTTGATCAGCAAGACCTCCGCTACCTCCGGGCCCAGCTACAAAGAAAACTCCACCTGCTCTCTCGGCCCCAGGATGGGGAGGCAGAGTGA
- the NRM gene encoding nurim isoform X2 — protein sequence MWPALPWPCRYEALALQLVMRYWEPIPKGPVLWEARAEPWATWVPLLCFVLHVISWLLIFSILLVFDYAELMGLKQVYYHVLGLGEPLALKSPRALRLFSHLRHPVCVELLTVLWVVPTLGTDRLLLAFLLTLYLGLAHGLDQQDLRYLRAQLQRKLHLLSRPQDGEAE from the exons ATGTGGCCTGCACTGCCCTGGCCTTGCAGGTATGAGGCCCTGGCCTTGCAG CTGGTGATGCGGTACTGGGAGCCCATACCCAAAGGCCCTGTGTTGTGGGAGGCTCGGGCTGAGCCATGGGCCACCTGGGTGCCGCTCCTCTGCTTTGTGCTCCATGTCATCTCCTGGCTCCTCATCTTTAGCATCCTTCTCGTCTTTGACTATGCTGAGCTCATGGGCCTCAAACAG GTATACTACCATGTGCTGGGGCTGGGCGAGCCTCTGGCCCTGAAGTCTCCCCGGGCTCTCAGACTCTTCTCCCACCTGCGCCACCCAGTGTGTGTGGAGCTGCTGACAGTGCTGTGGGTGGTGCCTACCCTGGGCACGGACCGTCTCCTCCTTGCTTTCCTCCTTACCCTCTACCTGGGCCTGGCTCACGGGCTTGATCAGCAAGACCTCCGCTACCTCCGGGCCCAGCTACAAAGAAAACTCCACCTGCTCTCTCGGCCCCAGGATGGGGAGGCAGAGTGA
- the NRM gene encoding nurim isoform 5 (isoform 5 is encoded by transcript variant 5), which translates to MAPALLLIPAALASFILAFGTGVEFVRFTSLRPLLGGIPESGGPGILPCAGAGRASGPEVSPGSQTLLPPAPPSVCGAADSAVGGAYPGHGPSPPCFPPYPLPGPGSRA; encoded by the exons ATGGCCCCTGCACTGCTCCTGATCCCTGCTGCCCTCGCCTCTTTCATCCTGGCCTTTGGCACCGGAGTGGAGTTCGTGCGCTTTACCTCCCTTCGGCCACTTCTTGGAGGGATCCCGGAGTCTGGTGGTCCGG GTATACTACCATGTGCTGGGGCTGGGCGAGCCTCTGGCCCTGAAGTCTCCCCGGGCTCTCAGACTCTTCTCCCACCTGCGCCACCCAGTGTGTGTGGAGCTGCTGACAGTGCTGTGGGTGGTGCCTACCCTGGGCACGGACCGTCTCCTCCTTGCTTTCCTCCTTACCCTCTACCTGGGCCTGGCTCACGGGCTTGA